Within the Bradyrhizobium cosmicum genome, the region ATCGCGCTGTCCGCCAAGAAGTCCGAGCGGATCGATGCCGACCGCCAGGTCCGGCAGGCCGAGATCGTTGCCCGCAAGGAGGTCGAGACCACGGACGTCTCCCGCGAGCAGGCGCTGGAAGCCGCCCGGCTGGAACGCCGCCGTGCGATCGAGCAGCTCGAGGTCGCCCGCGTCCAGTCCCTCCAGGAGGCCGAAATCGCCTCCCACGAGGAAGTCGAACGCGCCCGCATCGCCTCCGACCGCGGCCTCGACGAGGCCCGTGTCGGCCGCGAGCGCGAACTGCGTAAGCTTGAGGTCAATCGCGAGAAGGAGGTCGAGACGGTCCTGATGGAGAAGGCCATTGCGATTCATCAGAAGTCGCTGGAGGAGTCCGCCGCCAAGGCGATGGCGGAGGAAGCGCGGATGCGCGCCACCGAAGCGACCGAGCGCGTCATCACCGCGCGCGAAAGCGAGATCGCAAAGCGCCGGAAGACGGTCGAAGTCATGATCGCCGAAAAGCAGGCCGAGGAGACCCGGATCGCTGCAGAAGCCGAGCGTGTGCGCGCGGCCGTCGAGGCGGAGGCGCAGCGGATGCTCAACGAAGCCGAGAACGTGCTGACCGACCAGGCGCGCTACTCGCTGTTCCGCCGCAAATTGCTCGACCGCATCGAGGGCATCGTGCGCGAGAGCGTCAAGCCGATGGAGAAGATCGAGGGCATCCGCATTCTCCAGGTCGACGGCCTCAACGGCAACGGCCATGGCGGCAATGGGGGCCGCAGCGCCACCGACGAGGTGATCGACTCGGCGCTGCGCTATCGCGTGCAGGCGCCGTTGATCGATTCACTCCTGGCCGACATAGGCGTCGAGGGCGGCAGCCTCGCCAAAATGCCGGGCCTGATCCGCGAAGCCCGCGACATGCAGGGAATCAAAGAGTCCGCCCGCAAGGGCGGTGGAGGTGGCGACAAGCCGGCCGCCTCCCCGCCTATGGCTGAGGGCGGCGGCGAACCACCGGCCGACCGCAGTTCGCGGAAGAAGAGCTGAGGTCCGACCCATGCCCCGCGTCTACGTCTCCACCGTCGTCAATGCGCGCAACGATCGCGTCTGGGCGCGCGTGCGTGACTTCAACGGCCTGCCGAACTGGCATCCCGCGATCGCCGAAAGCCGCATCGAGGGCGGCGAGCCCTCGGACAAAATCGGATGTGTGCGCGACTTTCGCCTGCGCAACGGCGACCGCATCCGCGAGAAGCTTTTGGGCCTCTCCGATTACGACATGTTTTGCACCTATTCGATCCTGGAATCCCCGATGGGCGTCGAGAACTACGTCGCAACACTGCGGCTGACGCCCGTCACCGATGGCGACCAGACCTTTGTGGAATGGACCGCCGAGTTCGATTGCGCGCCGGAGCGGGAGACCGAACTCGTCGGCAACATCGGCGGCGGCGTGTTCCAGGGCGGCTTCGATGCCCTCAAGCGCGTGTTCGGAGGCTGACACCCGTGCCGCACATTGTCAAAAGCACGATCCTAGACGCGCCGACCGATGCGGCGTGGGCGATGCTGCGCGATTTCAACGGGCATGACCGTTGGCACCCGGCCGTCGCGACCTCCTCGATCGAGCGCGCATATGCCTCGGACAAGATCGGCTGCGTCAGGCGCTTCAAGCTGAAGGACGGCGCCGAGCTGCGCGAGCAATTGCTGGCGCTGTCCGACCTCGAACAAAGCTTCAGCTACTGCCTGCTCGATACCCCGATCCCGATGTTCAATTACGTCGCCCATGTTCGCCTGCTGCCAGTCACCGACGGCGACCGCACCTTCTGGCATTGGGAATCGCGTTTCATGACCAAGCCCGAAGACCGTGACCGCATCACCCACATGGTCGCCGAAGACATTTACCAGGCCGGGTTCGAGGCGATCCGCCGACATCTGAAGGAGGCCGCATAGATGGCCGTGACCGTGAAGACCTTTACGAGCGTCAGCGAGGCGGCCGGCGCCCTGTCCTCCGACCGCACTGCCCGCTATCTCGGTGGCGGCACGCTGGTGATGCGGGCGCTGAATGAGGGCGACGTGTCGATCTCGACCGTTGTGCGCGCCCAAGACCAGGCGCTGACCCGGTTCGATGCATCCGGCCCGCGTATCACGCTCGGCGCCGGTGTCACCTTCGCGCGCGTTCTCGCCGAACGCGACCTCGGCTTCCTCCACGCCCCTGCCCGTTCGATCGGCGGGCCCGCCGTACGCAACATGGGAACGGTCGGCGGAAACCTCTTCGCTCCGAACCCCTATGGTGATTTCACCGTCGCGCTGCTCGCGCTCGATGCCACCGTCGCCGTCCAAGGCGGCTTCGGCTCGCGTGACGTCGGAATCGAGGAGTTTCTGCAGGCGCGCGACCGGCAGTCAGGGACCTTGGTGCTGTCGATCTCGTGCACCCGCCCGGCGAGCACCGGGGCCTTCCGTTATCGCAAGATCGCGCGCATCAAGCCAAAGGGTGGCTCGGTCATCACGCTCGCTGCGCATCTGCCGATCAGCGGCGGCCGGATCGCCGGCGCCCGGATTGCGCTGGGATCGATGGCACCGACGCAAATCCGTGCCCGCGCTGCGGAACGTGCACTGGAGGGGCAGCCGCTGGATGCGGCGGCCATCGCAGCCGCTGCGTCCGCCGCGACTGAGGGAACATCGCCATCCGACAATGCGCTCGGCAGCGCCTGGTATCGCCGCGAAATCGTTGGTGTGCATCTGCGACGTCTGCTGTCCGGCCAGGAATAGAGGCCCATGTCCAAGATCCCCCTGCAATTTCGTCACAATGGCCGCGACGTCGCGATCTTCGTGGATGGCGGCACCAATCTGCTGGTCGCGCTGCGCGAGCTGATCGGCGACATGACGCCGAAATTCGGCTGCGGTCAGGGCGGCTGCGGCACCTGCAGTGTGCTGATCGACGGCGAACTCCACCTCTCCTGCCTGACACTGGCGGAAAGTGTAGCTGGTCGTTCCATCGAGACGCTCGACGGCATGAAGCTGGGTCCGAACCTGCATCCGCTCCAGCGCGCCTTTGCCGACAATTTTGCCGCGCAGTGCGGCTACTGCACGCCGGGCATGCTGATGGCCGCAAAAGCCCTGCTCGACCGCAATCCTTCGCCGAGCCGCGACGAGGTGATCGAGGCGATCTCCGGCAACATCTGCCGCTGCACCGGTTACGAGCCGATCATCAATGCCATCCTCGCCGCCGCCGGCGGCCGAGTCAGCGCCTAGGAAAAGCGACCATGCTGGAATTGCGCAAGGACATTTTCGCCGACGAGCGCGACGACAACTTAAAGGAAATCGGCAAGGGCACCCAGCGCCAGGACATGCTCGGGCATGTCACGGGCACGTCGAGTTATTTCAACGACCACAAGCTGCAGGGCATGCTGCACCTGAAGGTCGTGCGCTCGACGCAGGCGCACGCCAGGATTCGCGGCATCGACACCACAGAGGCGGAGCGATCGGCAGGCGTACGCCGGATCATCCGCGGCGCCGACGTGCCTGTGAATCTCAACACGCTGCTGAGCTTGATCAATTTCGGCAAGGACGACGAGCCGTCGTTGGCGGTCGACAAAGTCCGCTACAAGGGCGAGCCCATCGTCGCCATCGTCGCCGACAGCGAGCGCGAGGCCTTTGAGGCGATCGCGAAGGTCAAGGTCGATTATGAACCGCTGCCAGCCGTGTTCGATGTCGAGGATGCGCTCAAGCCGGGCGCGCCCGTGGTCAACGAGACGTATCCCAAGAACACGTTCACTTATCACGAGACCTACGACCACCAGAGGCTTCGCTTCGGCGATGTCGACGCGGCGCTCGCGACTGCCGACCATGTGCTCGAACAGCGCTACCAAATGTCGCCGATCGAGCATGCGCCGACCGAAACCAACGGCGCGATCGCAGCCCCTGACACCAATGGCCGCTATGTGGTCTACACTTCGACGCAGGCGCTGTTCTTCTCGGTCGACACCTGCGCCAAGATTCTGGACATGCCGTCCAACACCTTCCACTTCATCGGCGGCACGGTCGGGGGCGGCTTTGGCGGCAAGGTCGATACGCTGACCGAGCCGCTCGCGATCCTCGGCGCGATGCTGACCGGGCGGCCCGTGCGCTACGTGTTCGGCCGCGAGGAGGAGATGCAGTATGGGCCGCCGCGCGGCGCCGAGCGCATCTTCATCAAGGACGGCGTGATGCGCGACGGCCGCGTCGTCGCGCGCAAGATCCGCTGCTATTTCGACAGCGGCGCCTATACGCGGCTGTCCAGCTATGCTGCCGTGAAATGCGCCGCGCATTTGCCGGGCCCCTACACCATCCCCAACGTCTATGGCGACGTCTATTGCGTATTCACCAACCGCACTCCGGCTACCGCCATGCGCGGTTTTGGCGTCACCGCGATGGATTTTGCGATCGAGTGCCAGATGGACAAGCTGGCGCATCTCGTGGGCATGGATCCGATGGAGTTCAGGATCCTCAACGCCTATCGCGATGGCGACATGAAGGCGCATCGACGCGAGGCCAAGAACACGGCCCTGATCGAGTGCGTTCAGGTGGCCGCGGAGAAGGCAAAGTGGCCACTCCGCGAGGAGTTCAAACGCGCCTCTTCACGCAAGGATGGCGGCGGCACCCGGGCCATCATTCCGTCGACGCCGACGGATTCGTCGCGCGCAAGGTCCACCACTCCGGCGCAGCAGCGCACCAGCTACGACCGGCTTCCGCCCGCCGTCACCCGCGAACCGCCGCGCGAGCCGCCACCACCGGCTCCGCCGCCCTCGCCGCGGCCGGCCGCGCCCTCGCATGGCGCGACCCGTTTCTCCTCCGTCTTTGGCACCAGGAGGCGCTAGATGGCCCGGCACCGCGGACGCGGCATCGCGTCGATCAACTATCCCATCGGCATGAATCTCGGCGGTGACCCCAGCCAGGCGCTGGTACATTCCAATCCGAGCGGCAAGTTCACAGTGGCGCTGTCGTCGATCGATCTCGGACAGGGCATGAAGTCAGTCACGCGGCAGATCTGCGCGGAGACGCTGGGCGTGCCGGTCGAGGACGTCTATGTCGACACGGCGGATTCCGACACCGGTCCGCATTGCATGGGCTCTTTCGCCTCTCGTGGCACGCATCGCGTCGGCAACGCCGTGATGGCGGCCGCCCGCGAGGCGCGCGGCGTCATGATGGAGGCGGCTGCCGAGGAGCTGGAGGTCAACGCCGCCGACCTCGATACAGACGGGCGCGGTAACATCCACGTCAAGGGCGCGCCGCATCGCTCGATCTCGACCAAGGACGTCGCGATTGCCGCCCAGTTCAAGCAGGGCAAGACCATCTCCGGCCGCGGTATCTTCCTGGTGCCGCTCTCCGAGGTGAATCCGGAGACCGGCGAGATGTCGCCCGCCACTTGCTATGCCCATGCCTGTCTCGTCGCCGAGGTCGATGTTGACGACGAGACCGGCGAGGTTGCGATGGTGCGGATGGACTCGGCCTATGAGCTCGGCCGCGCGCTCAACCCACGTCTGGTCGAGCAGCAGCTTGTCGGTGGCGCCTGGATGGGCGTCAGCCACGCGCTCTATGAGACGCCGGAGCCTTATTATCCCGAGCCCGTGCATGGCCCGCGTGACTTCGTCGAATATCTGATGCCCGGGCCGGGCGACATCTGCCCGCACGATATCGCCGTGCTGGAGCGCCCTGCCCCCGACGGCCCGTTCGGCGCCAAGGGCCCCGGCGAGATGTGCGCCAACCCCGTGCTGCCGGCCGTGGCCAATGCGATCTTCAACGCAGTCGGCGTGCGCATCGACGATCTGCCGATCACCCCGGAAAAGGTGCTGCGTGCGATCAAGGCCCAGGGCGGCGCGCGGCCGCAGCCGCGGCGCTAGAGGTTTGGTTCATGGCGGTCCGCAGCAACATCGTCGGCATCGACAGTCCAGAGGCTCTGGAGAAGGCGCTGCGCGCAGCATATTACCTCGCCGACGAGGGCCTCGCGACAGCCGCCTATCTCGGGCTTGCGCTGGGCAAGCCGCTGCTGCTGGAGGGCGCGCCGGGTGTTGGCAAGACAGAAGCCGCAAAGGCCATCGCCGCGGTACTCGGCCGTCGGTTGATCCGCTTGCAATGTTATGAGGGGATCGACGCCTCCGCGGCGCTCTACGAGTGGAACTATCCGCGCCAGATGCTCGCGATCCGCCAGGCCGGCGACGAGAGTATCGATATCTACGGCGAGACGTTCCTGATCGAGCGTCCCATGCTCGCCACGCTGCGCGCGCCCGACTCCACCGTGCTGCTGATCGACGAAATCGATCGTGCCGACCAGGAGTTCGAGGCGTTCCTGCTCGAATTCCTCTCCGACTTCCAGATCTCGATCCCAGAGCGCGGCACGGTGCGCGCCGCCGAACGTCCCGTCGTCGTGCTCACCTCGAACCGGACACGAGACCTGCACGAGGCCCTGCGCCGCCGCTGCGTCTATCACTGGATCGACTATCCCACCGAGGAGCGCGAAGCGCGGATCGTGATGCTGCGGGCCTCCAGCGTGGCCGAGGCGACGGCGCGGGCCGTCGTCGCGGCCGTCGGCAAGCTCCGGCGCGAGCCGCTCAGCAAGGCGCCGGGCATCGCCGAGGCCGTCGATTGGGCCGAGGCCGCAACGCTCCTCAACAAGGGCGGCGCGCGCTGGCCTGATGCCTTCAGGCGATCGATCGGCGTGGCGCTGA harbors:
- a CDS encoding SRPBCC family protein; translation: MPRVYVSTVVNARNDRVWARVRDFNGLPNWHPAIAESRIEGGEPSDKIGCVRDFRLRNGDRIREKLLGLSDYDMFCTYSILESPMGVENYVATLRLTPVTDGDQTFVEWTAEFDCAPERETELVGNIGGGVFQGGFDALKRVFGG
- a CDS encoding SRPBCC family protein gives rise to the protein MPHIVKSTILDAPTDAAWAMLRDFNGHDRWHPAVATSSIERAYASDKIGCVRRFKLKDGAELREQLLALSDLEQSFSYCLLDTPIPMFNYVAHVRLLPVTDGDRTFWHWESRFMTKPEDRDRITHMVAEDIYQAGFEAIRRHLKEAA
- a CDS encoding FAD binding domain-containing protein; translated protein: MAVTVKTFTSVSEAAGALSSDRTARYLGGGTLVMRALNEGDVSISTVVRAQDQALTRFDASGPRITLGAGVTFARVLAERDLGFLHAPARSIGGPAVRNMGTVGGNLFAPNPYGDFTVALLALDATVAVQGGFGSRDVGIEEFLQARDRQSGTLVLSISCTRPASTGAFRYRKIARIKPKGGSVITLAAHLPISGGRIAGARIALGSMAPTQIRARAAERALEGQPLDAAAIAAAASAATEGTSPSDNALGSAWYRREIVGVHLRRLLSGQE
- a CDS encoding (2Fe-2S)-binding protein; amino-acid sequence: MSKIPLQFRHNGRDVAIFVDGGTNLLVALRELIGDMTPKFGCGQGGCGTCSVLIDGELHLSCLTLAESVAGRSIETLDGMKLGPNLHPLQRAFADNFAAQCGYCTPGMLMAAKALLDRNPSPSRDEVIEAISGNICRCTGYEPIINAILAAAGGRVSA
- a CDS encoding xanthine dehydrogenase family protein molybdopterin-binding subunit, which encodes MLELRKDIFADERDDNLKEIGKGTQRQDMLGHVTGTSSYFNDHKLQGMLHLKVVRSTQAHARIRGIDTTEAERSAGVRRIIRGADVPVNLNTLLSLINFGKDDEPSLAVDKVRYKGEPIVAIVADSEREAFEAIAKVKVDYEPLPAVFDVEDALKPGAPVVNETYPKNTFTYHETYDHQRLRFGDVDAALATADHVLEQRYQMSPIEHAPTETNGAIAAPDTNGRYVVYTSTQALFFSVDTCAKILDMPSNTFHFIGGTVGGGFGGKVDTLTEPLAILGAMLTGRPVRYVFGREEEMQYGPPRGAERIFIKDGVMRDGRVVARKIRCYFDSGAYTRLSSYAAVKCAAHLPGPYTIPNVYGDVYCVFTNRTPATAMRGFGVTAMDFAIECQMDKLAHLVGMDPMEFRILNAYRDGDMKAHRREAKNTALIECVQVAAEKAKWPLREEFKRASSRKDGGGTRAIIPSTPTDSSRARSTTPAQQRTSYDRLPPAVTREPPREPPPPAPPPSPRPAAPSHGATRFSSVFGTRRR
- a CDS encoding xanthine dehydrogenase family protein molybdopterin-binding subunit; translated protein: MARHRGRGIASINYPIGMNLGGDPSQALVHSNPSGKFTVALSSIDLGQGMKSVTRQICAETLGVPVEDVYVDTADSDTGPHCMGSFASRGTHRVGNAVMAAAREARGVMMEAAAEELEVNAADLDTDGRGNIHVKGAPHRSISTKDVAIAAQFKQGKTISGRGIFLVPLSEVNPETGEMSPATCYAHACLVAEVDVDDETGEVAMVRMDSAYELGRALNPRLVEQQLVGGAWMGVSHALYETPEPYYPEPVHGPRDFVEYLMPGPGDICPHDIAVLERPAPDGPFGAKGPGEMCANPVLPAVANAIFNAVGVRIDDLPITPEKVLRAIKAQGGARPQPRR
- a CDS encoding AAA family ATPase yields the protein MAVRSNIVGIDSPEALEKALRAAYYLADEGLATAAYLGLALGKPLLLEGAPGVGKTEAAKAIAAVLGRRLIRLQCYEGIDASAALYEWNYPRQMLAIRQAGDESIDIYGETFLIERPMLATLRAPDSTVLLIDEIDRADQEFEAFLLEFLSDFQISIPERGTVRAAERPVVVLTSNRTRDLHEALRRRCVYHWIDYPTEEREARIVMLRASSVAEATARAVVAAVGKLRREPLSKAPGIAEAVDWAEAATLLNKGGARWPDAFRRSIGVALKDEEDLHFIAPRLDAMLSEATA